Genomic window (Vicinamibacterales bacterium):
GCCTGCACGTCGACGCGCGTCGCGTGCAGCGCCGGCACGAGGCCGAAGAGAACGCTGGTGATCACCGAGAGGACCAGCGTCGCGCCGAGCACGCGCGCGTCGAGCGCGATGGGATAGCCGACAGGAAACACGTCCGCGCTGAGGCGAAGGAGTGCCGTCAGCACCAGCTGCCCGACCCCAAGCCCGAGTATGCCGCCGGCCACGGCGAGCACCGCGCTCTCGACGAGCAGCTGCCGAACGACCACCCCGCGGCTGCTGCCGAGCGCAAGACGGGTCGCGATCTCGCGCGTCCTCAGGGCTGAGCGCGCGAGCAGCAGGCCGGCGATGTTGACGCACGCGATCAGCAGCACGACGCCCACCGCCGCCCACAGCATCACGAGCGGCTGGCGGATCGATTCCGTCGCACTCTCCTGGAGCGGCACGAGCTTCGCGCGCGCCGTCGGAATCTCCTTGCGCGTCCGGTATTGCTCGAGCGCGGCCGGGGCGCCCAGGCTGTCGACTTCCGCCGTCGCCTGCTCCCAGGTCACGCCGGGCCGGAGCCGGACGATCATGCCGTAATTGCTGCCGCCACCCTCCCCCGTTCTCGCCGGCTTCACCGGCGTCCAGAGATCGACCGGGGATCCGGTCGTGAATCCTTCCGGCATCACGCCGACGACCGTGTACGGCTCCCCTTTCAACTGGATCGCCTGGCCGAGGATGGACGGACTGGCGTTGAACACGCGCGTCCACAACGCGTGGCTGAGAATCGCGACCGGCGGACCGCCGAGGCGATCCTCCTCGGCCGCGAATTCTCGTCCCATGAACGGCCGCACGCCCAGCACCGCGAAGTAGCCGGCGCTCACCCGTCCCTGCTTCACGTTCGCCGCGGCCTCCGCGGACACGAGGTTGACGCCGCCGCCGAAACTGCCGGCCGAAACGGCCGATGCCACCGTGGCCGCCGCGTCGTGGATCGCGAGGAACGTATTGCCGTCGACGGCGGTGTTCTCGTTCGACCCGCGGCTCGAGCGCAGCACGATGGACACGCTGGCGAGACGGGCGGGATCGGGATACGGAAGCGGCTTCAGCAGGAGCGTGTTCACGACGGTGAACACCGCGGTGTTGACGCCGATCCCGACGGCGAGCGTGATCAGTGCGATCAGCGTGAACGACGGGGTCTTGCGCAGCATGCGCACTGCGTAGCGCAGGTCGCGCAGGATCGGTTCCAGCACAGGCATGCCGCTCATCCCCCCACTGTCTGATGCTCTAAGACGGGAGGGGCGGCGGATTGGTTGGCAGCGGAATCAGAGGCTCGGCGCCAGCGGGGCCTCGCGGGGACCTTCGCGCTCGTCGCTGCGCTCGTCCCAGACGTCGGAATCGGCGATGCCGCGGACGTCCGGGTGATTGCGGGCCTGCCGCACCATCTCTCCCCGCGGGTCGCCGAACCCCCACTCGCGGACGTCGATCGCGAAGCTGAATCGCGAGATGAGGGGACCGCGCGTGATGTCCGCGTCCTCCTCGTTGCGCGCCATGTCGGCCCGCGCGCGCTCGATCAACTGTTCCATGACCCACGCCGGCACGTTGCTCCGATACCCCGGATACACGTAGCTGAAGGTCTGAAGCTGCGCGAGCAGCAGCGGCCAGGCGTCCCCGACGCGCGACACGAGCCGCTCCCAGTCCAGCACGTCGCCGCTGCAGAGAATCAGGTGGACGACGTCCGACATGTCGTGCCGGTGCCGCTCGTTGATGAACAGGCGGTGCCAGATGAGCTCTTCGGCCGGCGCGATCCGCACCGGCTGCGCCGCCAGCACGCCGGCCTTGCTGTGCTCCACCCATCGACCGTCGATGAAGGCGACGCCGTTGCCCATGCCATATATAAGGTCCACGAACTTGTCGCCGATGAACCCTTTCGCCAGCCAGTGCAGCTCCTCGAGCCGCATCACGAACCCGGCCTCGTGCAGCGCCCGCGCCGCCGCCACCACCTGCGTCGGCTCGACGAACAGGTCGAGATCCTTGGTCTGGCGGTAGATGCCGGTGTGCTCGTAGATCGCGTAGGCCCCGGCCACCACATACGGCACGCCCGCAGCGTTGAGGGCCTGGAGTGCCCGGCGGTAGACTTCGCGTTCCTCTTCAGGTATCCAGAAGTCGCCATGTGTCAGCGACTTCCGTTCTTCGGGCGACAGGCGTCTCGGACGCCGTCCACGGACGCTTGGCAAGGGGCCTCCAAGGCAAATCTCAGCAACACTGAGGCCAAGTTCGGCTCAGGCCGGCCGTGGCTCGACACTTGATAACAGCGATGGCCGGCATTCCACAATACGACCCGCAACTGGCGCAACTCGTCAAGGAAGCACCCTCGGGTGCGGAGTGGCTGCACGAGCTGAAGTACGACGGCTACCGCATCGGGTGCCGGATCGACGGCCGATCGGTGACGCTTCTCAGTCGCAACGGGAAGGACTGGACGGAAGCGTTCCCGGAGATCGTGCGCGCGGCACAGTCGCTCCGTGTAAAATCCGCCCTCCTCGACGGCGAGGTCTGCGTCGTCCTGCCCGACGGGCGCACCAGCTTCCAGGGGCTGCAGAATCTCGCCGCCGCCGATCGGTCGCGGCTGGTCTACTTCGTCTTCGATCTGATCTATCTCGACGGCCGGTCGCTCGCCGCGGAGCCGCTGGAAGCCCGCAAGGCGGCGTTGAAGAAGATCGTTCGCGGCGAGCGCATCAAGTTCTCCGAGCATCTCGACGCGGACGGTCCGGAGGCTCACCGCGAGGCCTGCCGGCTGCGCCTCGAGGGGATCGTCTCGAAGCCGCGAAACGCCCCGTACCAGAGCGGCAAGCGCGTCGGGTGGCTGAAGACCAAGTGCGTCAGCCGCCAGGAGTTCGTCATCGGCGGTTTCACCGATCCGGAAGGATCGCGGGAAGGGATCGGCGCGATCCTGGTCGGCGTGTACGACGGGGGTCGTCTGCGGTTCGCCGGCAAGGTGGGCACCGGGTTCACGGTGAAGAGCGCGCGCGAGCTGCGGACGACGCTCAACCGTCTCGAGATTCCCTCCTCGCCATTCACGCCGCCACCGCCGGGCTGGCTCGGCCGCAACGCCCACTGGGTGAAACCGGCGCTGGTCGGCGAGGTCGAGTTCACCGAGTGGACCGGCGACGGGAAGATCCGGCACCCGTCGTTCCAGGGTTTGCGGCGCGACAAGCCGCCGGAAGCGGTGGTCCGCGAAGTCGCCGACGCGGCACCCGCTCCGGCGCGGACGCCCGGTAGACGCCGGGCGCGCCGTCCGCCGGCCGCCGCAGGGCCGCGGCCATCCGTGCGCGGCATCGGGATCAGTCATCCCGATCGCGTGATGTACGAGCGGCCGCGCCTCACCAAGCTGGAGGTGGCGCAGTACTACGACCGCATCGCAGAGGCGATGATGCCGCACGTGGATGGACGGCCGCTGACCCTGGTCCGCTGCGGCGAGGGGATCGCGCACGGGTGCTTCTACATGAAGCATTCCAAGGTGTGGTCGCCGCCGGCGCTGAGGCGCGTGAAGATCCGCGAGAAGACGAAGATCGGCGAGTACCTGGTCATCGAGTCGCCCGAGGCGATCGTGTCGCTGGTGCAGATGGACATTCTCGAGATCCACACGTGGAACACGCGGCACCAGAAGATCGAGCACCCGGATCGCATCGTCCTGGATCTGGACCCGGGGCCGGAGGTCGAGTGGAAGACGGTCGTCTCGTCCGCGAGGGCGGTGCGAAAGCTGCTGCAGACGCTGGATCTCGAGAGCTTCGTGAAGACCACCGGCGGCCGCGGACTCCACGTCGTCGTTCCGCTTGCGCCGGTGCACGACTGGGCGGCGTGCCTCGATCTCTCACGCGCCGTCGCCGAAGCGCTGACGCGCCACGATCCCGGCCTGTTCACGACGACGTTCTCGAAGCGGGGACGGGAGCGGCAGATCCTGGTGGATTACATGCGGAACAACCGGACCAACACGTCGGTTGCCGCGTTCTCGACCCGCGCCCGCGAAGGGGCGCCAGTGTCGATGCCGGTGTCGTGGACCGAGCTGACGCCGTCGCTGGACCCGGCGTCGTTCACCGCCGTGAGCGTGCCGCAGCGGCTCGCGCGGCAGCGGAAGGATCCGTGGGCAGAGTATTTCACGCTGAAGCAGCGCTTCTCGAAGAAAGCCGTGGCCTCCGTGTGATCCGTGGCTTCCGTGGCCTCAGCCGGCGAGCTCCTCCTGCAGCGGGAACCCGTGCTGGGCGCGTCCCTCGTCCCCTTCGTGTTCCGCGGTGGTCTTGTAGCGTTCGAACCGGCCGTCGGCGGCTTTCGCCGTGACGCGGTGCCGCAACTGCTCCATCTCGGCGGCGGTGAACGGCGTGAATCCGTTCGCGATCCTGACGTTCTGCTTCAGCACCTTCATCGAGTCGATGCCGCTGACCGTGGTCGCGACCGGCAGGCTCATCGCGTAGCGCAGCGCGTCGCCGGCGGAGATGACGCGCCTGGCCACGAAGTCGCCGCTCCCGCAGAGACTCTTCATGCCGATGGCGGCGATCCCCTGCCGCTGCAGCTCCGGCAGCACGCGCTGCTCGAAGCTGCGAAACGAGCCGTCGAACACGTTCAGCGGCAGCTGGCAGGCGTCGAAGGGATAGCCGAACGAGAGCATGCGCAGGTGAATGTCGGGATCCTTGTGGCCGGTGAAGCCGACGAACCGCACCTTCCCCTGCTCCCTGGCGCGATCGAGCGCCTCGACCACGCCGCCGGGGGCGAAGTGGAGATCGGGGTCGTTGTAGTACGCGCACTCGTGGATCTGCCAGAGGTCGAGCCGATCGGTCTTCAGCCGGCGGAGCGACTCCTCGAGCTGCCGCATCGCGACCTTGGCGTCGCGCCCGTGCGTGCAGACCTTGGTCATGAGGAAGACCTGGTCGCGCCGGCCGGCGAGGGCGCGCCCCATGCGCTCTTCGCTCTCGTGCTCGTGATACTCCCAGGCGTTGTCGAGGAAGGTGATGCCGGCGTCGATCGCGGCGTGGATGACGCGCGCCGCCTCGCGGGCCGAGCCGATCGATCCGAGATGATAGCCGCCGAGTCCGAGAATGGAGACCGACTGATCGGCGTGACGGCCGAACGGGCGTACCGGAATCATCGCGAGGTCCTCCAGACGGCGCGGCCGACGAAGAAGGGGCCGAGCCGGTCGAGATAAAGCGCGGTCTGCTGCGTCTTGCGCATCGACTGCACGACGGCGGAAAGCGGAAACAGCTCCTTGCCGATCAGGCCGATCACGAAATCGTTGTCGTCACGATCAAGACCGTGGCAGGCGAGGCGGATATCGTGGGCGTAGTCGGCGGCGCCGAATGCCATGCCGATCGAGCCGTGCTCGGCGAGAATCGTGCGCTGCTCCTGCTCCGGCAGCTGCGCGAAGCGGCCGCTGCGGCGGAGCGGATACCAGATCGCCCACGACCATGCCGGATTGAGCACGGTCCGGCGCGGCCGCTCGACGAGCGTCTCGTGCAGGTCGGGCTCGTAGCCGAGCGAATAGGTGCGGCCGAACATCGTGTATTCGGGCTTCAGCGCCATGCCGCCGCACGCGCCGCGTTTCAGCTCGGGGCGCAGCCGGTCGATGAACGCGTCAGGATCGCGCTCGAGCGCGAGCACGGCGATGCCGCGCGGATCGTTCAGGTCCTCGTAGACGACCGCTTCGATCCCGGCCGCCTCGAGCTGCCGCGCCACGGCGCGCGCGTCCTCGCATTCACCGAACGCGAGCAGCTGCATGAAGAGACGATCGTCGGACCGCTGGGGAACGCCGTCCTTGAGGCCGCCCTTTTCGCTGAGATCGGGCGGCTCGATGCGGCCGCGGCCTCGTTCCATAGACCTTCAACTCTATCAGGCGGCGCGCTTTTTGGATCGGTCCGCCTTTCTGATCCGGATCGGCGAGTTCGAAGCCGGCATCGCCGACGCGCTCGCACCGGAGCGTGACGCCGTACACCAGACGTCTTCGGCGCTGCGCGCGATCACCGAAGATGCCGCAGCCGCGTGGCTCGCTCTCGTCGAGACGGGCGACTCGCGGCAGAGCGGCGGATCGCTGGGCCGCCGCCTGACGCAGTTCGAAGCGGTGCGGCTGCCCATCCCGATCGAGCTGCGCGTATCCGAGGGCTACGCCTATTACGCGCTGTTCCCCGACACCTACGCCGCCGCGGCGCGGCGTTTCGCCGGCGACACAGGGGTGCGGCGGGTCCATGTCGTCGGCATCCGGAGCATCGGCACGTCCCTGTCGGCCGTCGTCGCCGCCGCGCTCCGGCGATCGGGCTGTGCCGTATCGACCAGCACCGTGCGGCCTCGCGGACACCCGTTCGATCGCACGCTGCAGGCCGACGCACGCTTCGCGAACAGTCCACCACCGACTCGCAGCGCGACAGCGGCACGCCGGGAACGAACGGCAGGTCGAGGAATCCGGAGCGCAGGTCGGTGGCCGCCTGTTTCACCGCCTCCGCGAAGTCGCGGTTGAAGCAGATGGCGTGGTCGTCGATGAAGACGTGAGCCGGCGGCTTGCGCCGGGTGATCGCACCCCACGAGATCCAGCAGGCCGTACTCGCGCAGCCACCGGCGCACGCCCGGCGGATGGCGCGTCGTAAAGACGACGACATCGAAGCCGTGGGCGCGGAGATCCTCGAGAAACTGCCGGGCGCCCGGACGCGGCGGGTCCCAATGGTCCGGATGGCGCCACCCGGTGTAGGCGTCGAGCACGCCGTTCAGATCGACGCACGCCAGCGGCCGTTCGGGATTGTCGAGGTTGAGGCGCGCCATTTACAATTATGGCGTCATGTCCACCGACGATCGCCAGGCGGCGCAGCGCCGCCTCAACGACCTGCTCACCATGGTGCGCGCCACGCCGACGCGCGAACAGTTCGCCCGATTGATCGAGGAGGCCGAAGCGCTCGATCGCGCGATCGCCGCCTTTCACCTCGAAGGGATCCGCTTCCGGATCTACAACGTCGATCGGATGGTGCAGCACCCGCCGGCGCCGCTTCCCGCGGACGCCACGGCCATCGTCGCCGACGTCCGCAGGCACCTCGAAGCCGCCGGCTTCCACACGCGCTCGCACCAATCGCCGACGTAGCGCGCCGCCGCTCGGCGCCAGCCGCTGCCCGCGATCCGCTCGCTGCCGACCTATTTCGGGTTGAGCACCTGATTCAGCTGGTTCGCCGTGATACGGAAGTGCGAGGCGTTCCACACAATCTTGCCGTCGCGCAGCAGGATGGCTTGCGGAGTTTCGTGGCGCAGCCCGAGCCGCTGCGCGACGGCGTCGGACAGCGGCCTGTGCGTCTGCACGGTGATCATGCGATACGCGATGTCGGAAGGTGCGTTGTCGATGTGCGACTGAAGTTCATCGAGCGCTTCCGCGCTCACACCGCAGTAGCGGCTGTGCTTGAACAGCAGGACCGGCCGCTCGTTCGATTCGAGAATGGCGGCGTCGAGAGCGGGCAGGTCCGTGAGCGGCACGAGTCGCGACATCCATCGAAGTGTAGCAGCCGCTTCCATCGTCAATCGAGCTCGGCGGCAGCAGAACCGCGGTGAGCGGTGAGCGGCCGGCGGCTATCCCCACAACCAGGCCGCGCCGCGAACGCCGCTCGAGTCCCCGTGTCTGGCGCGCGCCAGGCGCGTGTCGACGCGATCCGAGAACACCCACTCGGTCCAGATCTCGGGCACGCGGCGGTACAGCGAGGCGATGTTCGACAGGCCGCCGCCGAGCACGATGGCGTCCGGATCGAGCAGGTTGATCACGGTGGCCAGCGCCTTGGCCAGCCGCCGCGAGTACGTCTCGACCGCCTCGATCGCCTCGGCATACCCGCCGTCCGCCGCTTCCGCGATCTCGCGCGCCGTGAGCCCGCCGCCGCCGCGGTACGCCCGCTGCAGACCGGCGCCCGACAGGAACGTCTCGATGCAGCCGCGGCGGCCGCAATAGCACGGCGGTCCGGGCCACTCCGTCTCGTCCGGCCACGGCAGCGCGTTGTGGCCCCACTCCCCCGCGACGGCATTCGGCCCGACCAGCACCCGGCCGTCGACGACGATCCCGCCGCCCGTGCCGGTGCCGAGGATCACGCCGAACACGACGCGCGCGCCGGCGCCGCCGCCATCCGCCGCCTCCGACAGCGCGAAGCAGTTCGCATCGTTGGCCACGCGCACCGGGCGGCCGAGCGCGCGCTCGAGATCCGTGTGCAGCCGCCGGCCGATCAGCCACGTCGAATTCGCGTTCTTCACCAGGCCGGTGGCCGGCGAGATGCTGCCCGGCATCCCGACGCCGACCGTGCCGTGCGCGCCGGTCGCCCGCTCCACCTCGGCGACGAGGGCGGCGATCGCCGCAATCGTCCGCTGGTAATCGCCGCGAGGGGTATCGACGCGCCGGCGGAACCGCTCCGTGCCGTCGTCCGCGAGCGCCACCGCCTCGATCTTCGTGCCGCCGAGATCGACTCCGATCCGCACCTTCTCTCCTGTCCGGCTGATGTCACGCGCCGCCGAGCAGCAGCGGCACGATCGCCGCCGCCGGCCCGAGCGCGTGAATCTCCGGCACGTCCGCGGGCTCCGCCGGCTTCGGCGCGCGATGCGGATTGAACCATATCGCGCGGACTCCCGCGCGCGTCGCCCCGACGATGTCGTTCACCCAGGCGTCGCCGACCATGACCGCGGCCGCCGCGGCGACGCCGGCGCGGTCGAGCGCGATCGCGAAGATCCGCGGGTCCGGCTTCGCGACGCCGACGTCCTCGGACGCGACCAGCACGTCGACCAGCGGCGCCAGCCCGCAGTATTCGAGCTTGTCCTGCTGCTCGTCCAGCAGGTTGTTGGTGACGATCGCGATCCGCGCGTGCGGCCGCAGCGCCGCGAGCAGCGGAGCGGCACCGTCGAGCGCGCGGCGCGACGTCGTGTAGCCCGTCCGGTATGCCGCGGCCACCGCGTCCACCGCCGCCGCGTCGAGCGCCACGCCGAGCGCGAGGAACACGCGGCGGAATCGCTCCCGCCGCGCGTCGTCGAGGCCGATCCGTCCGGCCAGCACTTCGACGTGCATCTCTTCGAGATAGGCCGCGTGATGGCGCTCGAACTCGGCGAAGTCGAGATCCGGCGCATGCGCGCCGTGGACGGCCTGCAGCGCCGCGCGCGCCGACCGCCGGTGATCGAACAGCGTGTCGTCGAGGTCGAACAGAACCGCCCGCGCCGCCGGCCTACTCACCGGCCGTCGCGGACGCAGGAACTTCCGAGCCTCCCCGGACGGCGATCCACGCCAGCCGCGGGAGCAGCCGCGGGAATCGCCAGAGCAGCTGCCGCCGCGCGGCACGATACGAGAGGCGGCCGCTGGCGTAGTCGACCAGGATGCGCGAGAACTCGGGGCGCGACTGCGCGCCGCGGACCACGCGGTCCATGCGCGCGGCGCTGTGGAACAGATACTTCTGCACCAGGACCGAGTCGCGCAGCTCGGCGCCGATCTCGCGCTTCCAGGCGCGCACGTAGCGGCGCCGCGCGGCCGCCGGCTCGACCACCCCGCCGCGGCGCGCCGCGAGCACCGCGTCGGCGGCGAGATCGCCGGTGACCATCGCGTAGTAGATCCCTTCCGCCGAGAAGCCGTTGACGAAGCCGCCGGCGTCGCCGGCAAGCAGCACGCGGCCGGCCGCCGTCCGCCGCAGCGGACCGCCGATCGGGATCAGGAACGGTGTGAAGTTGCGGCGCTGCGACTCGCCGGCCATCAGGCCGCGGGCGCGGAGATCGCCCACGAAGGTCTGCTGCAAATCGTACGGCGTCAGATCGATCCGCGACTTGAAGTACGGCAGAACGTAGCCGATCCCGACGTTGACGTGCTCGCGCTTCGGGAAGATGTAGGCGTAGCCGTGCGCCCCGCCGTAGCCGTAGAACACCGACAGCGTGTCGGGCTCGGCGGCGCGCAGCGCGCTCACCGGCGTCTCCTCCATCATGTCGAGCGCGAGCCGTCCGGCGGGCCAGCCCGGATTGAGCCCGAGCCGCCGCGCGATGACGCTGTTGACGCCGTCGGCGGCGATCACGATGGGGGCGCGCAGCTCGCGTCCGTCGCGGGTGCGCAGCGTGACGCCCCCGGCGTCCTGCCGCGCCTGGGCGATCGCGGTGGACGGCAGGATCTCGGCCCCCGCCTCGCGCGCCAGCGCGACGAGGAGATAGTCGAACTCGACGCGGCGAATCAGGATCACCGCCGGACCGTTCGACTGCATCCGGAACACGCCGCCGGACGGCCCCTCGAGGTACAGGCTCGACACCGGATGGGTGGGGATCCGCGGCAGCGCCTCGGGCAGCCACGGGAATCGCGAGAGCACGCGCGTGCTGATGCCGCCGCCGCACGGCTTCTGCCGCGGCAGCGGATGGCGTTCGACGAGCAGCACCCGCATGCCGGCGCGCGCCAGCGACCGCGCGGCGGTCGCGCCGGCGGGCCCGGCACCGGCGACGATGACGTCCGCGTCGTGTTTCGGGCTCATGTTAGACTGACCGGACATGTCGGCGGCGGCCCTCCTCATCGCAGCAGAAAATCTCATGCCCGCCCTCCGCGACCGGATCAAGGTCGACGGAGAGATCCTGACGTTCCCCGACACCGAACCGATTCAGGCGCTGCAGACGATCATGGAGCAGCAGCCGGCCCTGGTCGTGCTCGAGCGGCTGTTCGCCGCGACGCCTCGCGGCGCCGCGCTGGTGAACCGGATCAAGAGCGATCCGCAGCTCGCGCACACCGAGGTGCGCGTGATGTCGCATACCGGCGACTACACCCGGCAGGTCGTCAAGCCGACGGCGACGAAGACGCCGGCGCCCGCCGCGGCGTCGGGCGGCGTCGCGCCGCAGGCCGGCGGCGCCGTCGCCACCGAAGAACCGCCGCGAGCGCTCGACTGGCACGGCACGCGCCGCGCGCCGCGCTTCCGCGTCCGCGACGGGGTCGAAGTGCAGCTCGATGGCAACCCGGCGGCGGTGGTGGATCTGTCGGTGGTCGGCGCGCAGGTGATCTCGCCGACCGTGCTGCGCCCGAACCAGAAGGTGCGAATCACGCTGCCGAACGAAGACTTCCTGCTCCGCTTCCGCGGCGCCGTGGCGTGGGCGAAGTTCGAGCTGCCGAAGTCCAGCAAGGCGCCGCAGTACCGCGCCGGGGTCGAGTTCACCGACGCCGACGCCGCGGCCGTCGATTCGGTGATCAGCCGCAACCGCGCCTAGCGACACCGCTCGCCTGCTCAGGATTACCGGCGCGCGCCGGCGGCCGCGAACCACCCCGCCGCGATCGATTCGCTGCGGATGATCGTGTCCTCGCGCGCCGAGCCCGTGGAGATCACCGCCGCGGGCACGCCGGTCAGTTCCTCGAGCCGCGCAACGTAGCTGCGCGCGCCCGCCGGCAGATCCGAGAAGCGGCGCGCCGCCCTGGTCGGCTCGCGCCAGCCGGCGATGGTTTCGTAGACCGGCTCGCACGCCGCCAGCTGCGCGATCTCGGACGGGAACTCGGTCAGCGTCGCGCCGTTGCAGCGATACGCGGTGCAGATCTGCAGCGTCTCCATCCCGTCGAGCACGTCCAGCTTCGTCAGCGCGAGCGCGTCGATGCCGTTCACGCGCACCGCATAGCGCACCGCCACCGCGTCGTACCAGCCGCACCGGCGCGGACGTCCGGTCACGGCGCCGAACTCCTGGCCGGTCTCCCGCAGCCGGTTGCCGACCTCGCCGAACAGCTCCGTCGGCAGCGGCCCTTCGCCGACGCGCGTGGTGTAGGCCTTGGCGACGCCGAGCACGCCGTCGATCGCCTTCGGCGGCAGCCCGAGCCCGGTGCACACGCCGCCGACGGTCGCGTTCGAGGACGTGACGTAGGGATACGTGCCATGATCGATGTCGAGCAGCGTCCCCTGCGCCCCCTCGAACATGATCGCGCGCCCGGCCTGCCGCGCGCGGGCGAGGAACAGCGACACGTCGGCCACCCAGGGGGACATCCTCGCCCACGCCGCGCGCAACCCTTCGAGCACCTGTCCGGTGTCCATCACCGAGTCGCCGATGATGCGATTGCGGGCGTCCACGTTGTGCTGCACGGCGCTCCGCAGCGCGTCGGTGTTGGCGAGATCGCCGACCCGCACGCCGCGCCTGGCGATCTTGTCCTCGTAGGCCGGCCCGATGCCGCGCGACGTCGTGCCGATCTTGCGCTCTCCCCGGCGCGCCTCGCTCAGCAGGTCCAGCTCGCGGTGATACGGCAGGATCAGGTGGGCCTTGTCGCTGATCACCAGGCGATCGCCGATCGGGATCCCCGCGGCGGCCAGCTCGTCGATCTCGGCAAACAGCGCCTGCGGATCGACCACCACGCCGTTGCCGATGACGCAGGTGATCCCCTCGTGCAGAATCCCGGACGGCAGCAGCCGCAGCACGAATTTGCGGCCGTTCGCGTAGACGGTGTGCCCGGCGTTGTGCCCGCCCTGATAGCGCGCGACGATGGAGAAGTTCGGCGTGAGCAGATCGACGATCTTGCCCTTGCCCTCGTCGCCCCACTGCGCGCCCAGCACCGCTATGTTCGTAGACATCGGTCCGAAGTATTCTAGTTGATCTCCGCATGATCACACTCGACGGCGCATCCCTCACGCTCGATCAGCTTGCCGCGATCGCCGACGACCACGCGCCGGTCGCGCTGGCGCCGGCCGCCGCGGCCGCGGTCGACGCGGCGCGCGCCGTCGTCGATCGCCATGCGACCGGCGACGCGGCGGTCTACGGCATCAACACCGGATTCGGATCGCTCGCCGAAGTGAAGATCCCGCGTCACGCGCTGGGCGAACTGCAGCGCAACCTGCTGCGCAGCCACGCCGCCGGGGTCGGCGAGCTGCTGCCGGCGCGCGCGGTGCGCGCGATGATGGCGCTTCGCGCCAACGTCCTGGCCAAAGGGTATTCGGGCGTGCGCCGCGAGACCCTCGAGCTGCTGATCGCGGCGCTGAACGCGCGCGTGCATCCGCTGGTCCCCAGCCGCGGCTCGGTCGGCGCGAGCGGCGACCTCGCGCCGCTGGCCCATCTGTCGCTGGTGCTGATCGGCGAGGGGCACGCGACGGTCGGCGGCGGCGACGAGGTGATCGACGGGCGCGCGGCGCTGGCGCGCGCCGGTTTGACGCCGGTCGAGCTCGGCGCCAAAGAGGGCCTGGCGCTGATCAACGGGACCCAGGCGTCGGCGGCGATTGCCGGGCTCGCGCTGCTCGGCGCGGAGCGGCTGGCGCGCGCCGCCGACATCGCCGCCGCGCTGTCGATCGACGGCCTGCGCGGCTCCTACCACCCGTTCGAGGCGCGGCTCCACGATCCGCGGCCGCATCCGGGCCAGCGCGCCGCCGCCGCCAACATGCTCGCGCTGCTGCGGCACAGCGCGATCAACAAGTCGCACGAGAACTGCGGCCGGGTGCAGGATGCCTACTCGATGCGCTGCGCGCCGCAGGTGCACGGCGCCGCCCGCGACGCCTTCGCCCACGCGCGGCAGGCGCTGGCCATCGAGATCAACGCCGCGACCGACAACCCGA
Coding sequences:
- the hutH gene encoding histidine ammonia-lyase, translating into MITLDGASLTLDQLAAIADDHAPVALAPAAAAAVDAARAVVDRHATGDAAVYGINTGFGSLAEVKIPRHALGELQRNLLRSHAAGVGELLPARAVRAMMALRANVLAKGYSGVRRETLELLIAALNARVHPLVPSRGSVGASGDLAPLAHLSLVLIGEGHATVGGGDEVIDGRAALARAGLTPVELGAKEGLALINGTQASAAIAGLALLGAERLARAADIAAALSIDGLRGSYHPFEARLHDPRPHPGQRAAAANMLALLRHSAINKSHENCGRVQDAYSMRCAPQVHGAARDAFAHARQALAIEINAATDNPMVFAGSGDIVSGGNFHGAPIAVAADVLVLGLLQLATISERRADRLVNPVLSGLAPFLTRDSGLHSGYMMAQVTAAALTSELKTLAHPASADTIPTSANREDHVSMSMAAALKAERALQLATRVTAIEILLACQAIDLLAPLATSPALAPVHAHVRSSVPTLDADRPPSPDIETIAASIARGAVERACAVEVK
- a CDS encoding adenylosuccinate synthase, with the protein product MSTNIAVLGAQWGDEGKGKIVDLLTPNFSIVARYQGGHNAGHTVYANGRKFVLRLLPSGILHEGITCVIGNGVVVDPQALFAEIDELAAAGIPIGDRLVISDKAHLILPYHRELDLLSEARRGERKIGTTSRGIGPAYEDKIARRGVRVGDLANTDALRSAVQHNVDARNRIIGDSVMDTGQVLEGLRAAWARMSPWVADVSLFLARARQAGRAIMFEGAQGTLLDIDHGTYPYVTSSNATVGGVCTGLGLPPKAIDGVLGVAKAYTTRVGEGPLPTELFGEVGNRLRETGQEFGAVTGRPRRCGWYDAVAVRYAVRVNGIDALALTKLDVLDGMETLQICTAYRCNGATLTEFPSEIAQLAACEPVYETIAGWREPTRAARRFSDLPAGARSYVARLEELTGVPAAVISTGSAREDTIIRSESIAAGWFAAAGARR
- a CDS encoding PilZ domain-containing protein, encoding MPALRDRIKVDGEILTFPDTEPIQALQTIMEQQPALVVLERLFAATPRGAALVNRIKSDPQLAHTEVRVMSHTGDYTRQVVKPTATKTPAPAAASGGVAPQAGGAVATEEPPRALDWHGTRRAPRFRVRDGVEVQLDGNPAAVVDLSVVGAQVISPTVLRPNQKVRITLPNEDFLLRFRGAVAWAKFELPKSSKAPQYRAGVEFTDADAAAVDSVISRNRA